The genome window TTTAAGGGAAAAATTACTTGATCTGATCTGCTCTGTATTGTATAAAGACGTGAATAATTGCGATCTGAAAATCAATAATTATCCAAGATTTTCCGTAATACCTGGGACAATTTCTATACTGTTACCACATAACGTAAACATAGAGGAAAGAAAAACATGGGAAAAAATAGTAGATAAAGTCCTAGAGAGTTCATCAGAGATATTTCAGAGATATGATATAGAAAGTATACTGGATGAACTGAGAAGATTAGCTAAAAAATTACCGTTCTTCGTAAGGAAAAATTTAATCCCTAATACAAAATTACGCAGTATAGATGAGAACACGTCCTTTGGCAACATAATTGACGATCTGAGGAAAATAAATCGGAGCGTTAAGGTAATTAAAACCATTACCGAAATACCACGTGTAACAGCCCCACTCCAGTCGAGCAAAAATTACGATTACTGTACAATGTGTGGCGAAAATCCTGCTATTCTAATTTTGCCAAGAGAAGATGATAATTATTGGAATAACAACCAAAGAAATAGAGTATTGGTTTCGCCATCGGAAAAGCTATGCCCTTGGTGTCTAACGAAGAGACTCTTCTCGATCAAAGCCCATACCGTAATTCCCAAACTATTCAACTCTCAAGAGGAAGGCATTCAGCTGGATTTCATTTCAGTAGGAGACTTAGCCTCTGCAACATTCAAACTTGAAATAGCGAAAAATCTCGATAAATTAAAGGATTTAGATAAAATAATACAATATCAACATACCAAAAGTTGGAGACTCTACGATGAACTACCGAAAAGAGACTCGTGGCTACTATTTGAAGAAGCTACCTCCACTTACTTTGACGACCAACAACTTAGAAAGAGCCTACAAAACAGATTAAAAAAGGCTCCACACACATACTACTCCATTATTAAGGGAGATGGAGACGGAATAGGGAAAATCCTAACTGGTCAACTATCTGAAGTACTATCAATTTCCGAAGGCACTACTACAGAGTTCTACTTAAAACACGCACTTAATGTGAAAAACAAACAAGATATAATAGGTAGATTAAAGGAAAGGCCAACCACGTTTATCATAACCCCATCATATCTGACCACGATCAGCCAAATGCTAATGAGAATAGCAATTAGAGATGCGGAAATAATATACGAAAACTACGGTATCCCAGTTTACGTGGGTGGTGACGACATCTTAGCCTTAGCTCCTAATGAGGATATTAAGAGCATAAACCCAACTATAGAGATCATCACAAAAACCAGAGAAAACTATATGGGAACACCACAATCAAATCACTTCGATAAATATGGCTTACCCCTATTCCCTACAACCAGATCCTATGCAGTTTACGTTATGCACTACAGAGAACCGATATATTGGCCAATATCCCAAATGAACGAGCTATTAGATAAGGCAAAGGATTCCAATTGGATCGAAATCAAAAAACAAAAAGACACGCTAATAGTTACTGACGGTGATGAGGAATCCTACATTCCCTTAGACCTCCTCGAGAATTTCGAGACGCTCAAAAAATTTATAGACGTAAAAGCTCTATCTAAATCGTTCATTTACGATGTGATAAATCATGAAGAATTTCTCAGAAAGAAACCTGAAACTTTCACTAAATTCCTACTCAAAAGAAATAGTAATGGTAAAATCTCCTTTAATATTCCCGATGTGAGAAGGGAAAAAGATGAAAATAATACACCATTCCTAATCAACTTAGTTAAAGGTTACAAAATATTAACTAGGTGATATGAAAATGCAACTAATATGTTTCAAACCATTAGAACCCACGTTATTTAGACTCCACGGTGAATTCGACATTAACCTAAAGGGACCCTACTCTAGAGCTGAATCGCTGAATATACCATTACCATCAACAATAGCTGGGATAATATCTACAATAAACATAGAGAATAAAACAGTCAACTTAGACGAATCCAAAAAGGAGACTGACCAATCGTATACCCTTAACGGTAATTTATGGGGACCAATAGTACTTTACTCCAACATCACTTACGTCTACAACTACCTAAAAAATAAATTCTTCCTACTATCCAACGGTACAATAGACAAAACAAAATCCATAGAGACTAAAGCAACAACCAGAATAGGAATAGCCCTCGACGAAAAGCAAAGAGTAACAAAAGAAGGATATATATACTCAGTAACATTCAGGGATTTTGAAAACATGGAGTTTTGTTATAGATATGAAGGTAAAACGGAAATTATAGGGGAGAAAGTGGTAAAGTTTGGAGGAGAAGAAAGAGCTGCTAAAATGTACAAAAAAGAAGTTCAAATAAATTGTGAAAAGTCTAGAAAAGCGTATGTCATATCACCCCTATTAATAGAAGGAGAAGAGAAAGACAATTTCGAAATAACAGTAAACAATACAAATATAAAAATAGAACAAGGAGTAATATATTCCGTAGGATTAGGATTCAATGTGAGACTAAAAAAGAGAAAGCCAATATATAGGGCTATAATGCCGGGGTCAATTATAGAACTAGATAGGGAAGCACAGTGTGAAAGCATTGGCCTATACTCCCAGATCGGCTATGGAAGTATAGTACCATTAAAATCAATTGAGCCAAAACAAGAGTCAAATGAACTTCAATGATATTTCACAGTCTCATCTTTTAGATTACGAAAGGAAAAGCTTTTTCCTAAATTCCATAAAAATAGATAAAAGTGACGTTCGTGAAATAACTCTGACGTGAACTGAATTTTTGTAGGTCTCGTTATAAAGCATAAAATTGTCTCAATATCTTCTAGCCCTTAAAGATTTAAAACCTCCTCTTTTCTCTATTACCATTATCATCTCAATTATCCAGGGGAATCATATAATAACTGATACCTTGTATAGTAGTTTCCTGAAAACGACGCATAGTATGTAACGTTTAGTTTTTTCAATGTAGAATTTAAGGTGTATTTATACTGTATACCCTTAAACTATTTACGATTACTTAAATCTTCTTGAAGAGAATCTATGTTAATATTTAAGGTTTAAGGTAAATTTACGTAAAGTACTACTTGTAGATCATCACCCTTAACCACTTGTTGTTATGTTTTAGTTTCTTTTCGTTGTTACAATCGCTAGAGAAGTCGTGGGGAGAGTGTTATGATGTTTTAGTTTCTTTTCGTTGTTACCACTTAATGGCAACAATAATACCAAAAGCCCAAGGTGTTTTAGTTTCTTTTCGTTGTTACCTAATTTATGGGTACCATCACTTTCAATATACGCTTGTTTTAGTTTCTTTTCGTTGTTACATTGTTAGCGGACTAGAGGCCTTTGCGAATGCCATTTGTTTTAGTTTCTTTTCGTTGTTACATGGAGAGGAAGAGATCATTCATCTATGAGGAGTGTGGTTTTAGTTTCTTTTCGTTGTTACATTGAAGAACAGCTATAATAAAGAAGAACTAATAGAGTTTTAGTTTCTTTTCGTTGTTACCACAAAGCCATAATTATGTCTAAAGGCATTGGTAAAAGCACAACAGTTTTAGTTTCTTTTCGTTGTTACACAACAGTATCAGGGCGAATTACCACAAGCACCACGTTTTAGTTTCTTTTCGTTGTTACCATTCCTTCATCAACAACAATAAATGTAACAATACATATGTTTTAGTTTCTTTTCGTTGTTACTTGTCGATAGATTTGCCCGTGCTCAGAGTTATCAAGTTTTAGTTTCTTTTCGTTGTTACGAATATGCCTTCTGGCGAAGACTGCTGATTGTTGAGTTTCCAGTTTTAGTTTCTTTTCTTTGTTACCCAGTTCGTTGTTTTTAGTAATGGCTAGTAATATCTGTTTTAGTTTCTTTTCGTTGTTACATGGTGTGTTTGTATCTACAACTTTAGATAGACAGTTTTAGTTTCTTTTCGTTGTTACTGCTTGCTCTAGCGTCTGCAGATATTGTTGATATGCGGTTTTAGTTTCTTTTCGTTGTTACTCGATAATCTTCGCATCCCAAAGCCTGTTAACCTGTTTTAGTTTCTTTTCGTTGTTACAAATAATCCCCCTCTTCCCGCGAACGAAAAACAAGGTTTTAGTTTCTTTTCGTTGTTACAAGGCTAGTGAAGAAAAAGAGAAGAATCCATACGGTTTTAGTTTCTTTTCGTTGTTACTGGGGCTCCGACATTCCAGCTTCGTGGAGCTGTTGTTGTGTTTTAGTTTCTTTTCGTTGTTACAGAAGGAGGGGGAGAAAAACGTGGACAGCTCTAACACTGTTTTAGTTTCTTTTCGTTGTTACACGTATTTTGACATTACATTAGTTGTATCAATTGTGTTTTAGTTTCTTTTCGTTGTTACGCTAACTGAAGCTAAGGAACAGAAATGTGCTCCATGTTTTAGTTTCTTTTCGTTGTTACCACAAGATAACATAAACAGGATGGTGAATTTCGTGTTTTAGTTTCTTTTCGTTGTTACCTGTATCTTCTACTACCGTATCAAGTACGTGTAATATGTTTTAGTTTCTTTTCGTTGTTACACATAAATGACTGTGAATGCCGTGTTGATAAATGTTTTAGTTTCTTTTCGTTGTTACAATTCAGTCTGAAAATGACTAACAGCCTGTCTCTAAGTTTTAGTTTCTTTTCGTTGTTACTTGAAAGCGAACAACAGAGCCTACAAATCTCAAAAGTTTTAGTTTCTTTTCGTTGTTACACATTTTTATACATTTGATTCTATGTAAAGATATGGGTTTTAGTTTCTTTTCGTTGTTACCGGAAAAGAAACCATTCTTGAGAAAGAAAAAGAAAGTTTTAGTTTCTTTTCGTTGTTACCTATTACTAGGTTTCCTATTTGGCAATAGAGACTAGTGTTTTAGTTTCTTTTCGTTGTTACCACTTCCTCCTAATGCAAAACAGCAAACCTATATGTTTTAGTTTCTTTTCGTTGTTACAATAGAAACGTTTACATGGGACATTAAAAAGATAGGTTTTAGTTTCTTTTCGTTGTTACTGTGTATAACCAAAAATAAAGAAAACGACAAAAATTCGTTTTAGTTTCTTTTCGTTGTTACGATGTTGTGGTTGAGGAAAGCGTAGCTGGCGGTGGGTTTTAGTTTCTTTTCGTTGTTACTGAATGCAGGGCAAACTAACGATGGACAAGGGAGTGTTTTAGTTTCTTTTCGTTGTTACTATAGTGAGTGGGAATTACGTTGAAAGTTCCCAAAGGTTTTAGTTTCTTTTCGTTGTTACTAATATTACCGCTTTCATCTTTGCCAATTGTCACAGTTTTAGTTTCTTTTCGTTGTTACTGTAAGTGACTCAGTTTGGACTTGACTTTCGC of Sulfolobus sp. E5-1-F contains these proteins:
- the cas10 gene encoding type III-B CRISPR-associated protein Cas10/Cmr2 gives rise to the protein MLMNFKEKAISLLHDPPHKAYVVTGSLKGQRLCDKFSGLKAHETEALCFAFEAIEGTPLHLDENELKRTFENVRDADHYASAVDRLGLSNLEPEDNKIVLKNIIDPRHFREISRRSIDLQEVMGIAKKLNEYLKMTKDEREAYHVLYTAYELLWIKNELPLTPADTRIPTHTVFDHLYATAMSYNIIFKDFDLYYIDVAGIQNFISKSRKLRDLWASSYLVSLYSWLLIKDFVREYGGDILIIPTARFNPFFYYTVLNEEIKNVNLREKLLDLICSVLYKDVNNCDLKINNYPRFSVIPGTISILLPHNVNIEERKTWEKIVDKVLESSSEIFQRYDIESILDELRRLAKKLPFFVRKNLIPNTKLRSIDENTSFGNIIDDLRKINRSVKVIKTITEIPRVTAPLQSSKNYDYCTMCGENPAILILPREDDNYWNNNQRNRVLVSPSEKLCPWCLTKRLFSIKAHTVIPKLFNSQEEGIQLDFISVGDLASATFKLEIAKNLDKLKDLDKIIQYQHTKSWRLYDELPKRDSWLLFEEATSTYFDDQQLRKSLQNRLKKAPHTYYSIIKGDGDGIGKILTGQLSEVLSISEGTTTEFYLKHALNVKNKQDIIGRLKERPTTFIITPSYLTTISQMLMRIAIRDAEIIYENYGIPVYVGGDDILALAPNEDIKSINPTIEIITKTRENYMGTPQSNHFDKYGLPLFPTTRSYAVYVMHYREPIYWPISQMNELLDKAKDSNWIEIKKQKDTLIVTDGDEESYIPLDLLENFETLKKFIDVKALSKSFIYDVINHEEFLRKKPETFTKFLLKRNSNGKISFNIPDVRREKDENNTPFLINLVKGYKILTR
- a CDS encoding type III-B CRISPR module-associated Cmr3 family protein; its protein translation is MQLICFKPLEPTLFRLHGEFDINLKGPYSRAESLNIPLPSTIAGIISTINIENKTVNLDESKKETDQSYTLNGNLWGPIVLYSNITYVYNYLKNKFFLLSNGTIDKTKSIETKATTRIGIALDEKQRVTKEGYIYSVTFRDFENMEFCYRYEGKTEIIGEKVVKFGGEERAAKMYKKEVQINCEKSRKAYVISPLLIEGEEKDNFEITVNNTNIKIEQGVIYSVGLGFNVRLKKRKPIYRAIMPGSIIELDREAQCESIGLYSQIGYGSIVPLKSIEPKQESNELQ